The Deinococcus sedimenti genome has a segment encoding these proteins:
- a CDS encoding DUF6504 family protein translates to MKAYQTEVQVDVREARPARLTWHGQVYPVQAVLDEWQYGGRWWLGERPRTCYLVQAGPLTAELHREDGEGGRWWLARLQD, encoded by the coding sequence GTGAAGGCGTACCAGACTGAAGTGCAGGTCGACGTGCGGGAGGCCCGGCCCGCCCGGCTGACCTGGCACGGTCAGGTGTACCCCGTGCAGGCCGTGCTTGACGAGTGGCAGTACGGGGGCCGGTGGTGGTTGGGGGAACGGCCCCGCACCTGCTACCTCGTGCAGGCGGGGCCCCTGACCGCCGAACTGCACCGCGAGGATGGGGAGGGGGGCCGCTGGTGGCTGGCACGCCTTCAGGATTGA
- a CDS encoding Y-family DNA polymerase, with amino-acid sequence MDGRTPSLTACVLLAPWPLAHVRRQHPGVPVAVLNDARRVTQTCPLAAQSGVVTGMREVAALSRCPELHAEVVPAPEAQAVWAELLEQLYARFSDRVEGRERGAAFLNLSARGARDLAAALHAPVGLASSRELAQLAALRAGAGEVRSVPSGARAEQAFLTLTPLAHLTALGVPRATLEHLHFLGLRDLGGLMAWSAAQREAFLGVDVGRRLNRFLKGERLTAVEAYRPGQVLEASLGFDLPLTEPAQVDAALRDLMPGLITELRGRLAATLTVHADTLGGRLSATRQLKWPLDDDALGRVAGLALQDAGALALGIDRLTAQLGGIAQPARMVGLWAGVAELEVTTTVLTRFPEALVRVEWLDPWAYAPDAHYAWVDWVTGQVRAREMTPRQSWTPRPAARREQAVQRVLAFFEGQQL; translated from the coding sequence GTGGACGGACGCACGCCGAGCCTCACCGCCTGCGTCCTGCTCGCCCCCTGGCCGCTGGCGCACGTCCGGCGTCAGCATCCGGGCGTTCCGGTCGCCGTGCTGAATGACGCCCGCAGGGTCACGCAGACCTGCCCGCTGGCCGCTCAGTCTGGCGTCGTGACCGGCATGCGCGAGGTGGCCGCGCTCTCCCGCTGCCCGGAGCTGCACGCCGAGGTCGTCCCCGCCCCGGAAGCGCAGGCGGTCTGGGCCGAACTGCTCGAGCAGCTCTACGCGCGGTTCAGTGACCGGGTGGAGGGCCGGGAGCGCGGCGCCGCGTTCCTGAATCTGTCGGCCCGCGGGGCGCGTGATCTCGCCGCGGCCCTTCACGCCCCCGTGGGCCTCGCTTCCAGCCGGGAACTCGCGCAGCTCGCCGCGCTGAGAGCCGGAGCGGGCGAGGTCAGGTCGGTGCCGTCCGGCGCCCGGGCCGAGCAGGCCTTCCTGACGCTCACGCCCCTGGCGCACCTCACCGCGCTGGGCGTCCCCCGGGCGACCCTGGAGCACCTGCATTTCCTGGGTCTGCGCGACCTGGGCGGGCTGATGGCATGGAGCGCGGCGCAGCGCGAAGCCTTCCTAGGCGTCGACGTCGGCAGGCGCCTGAACCGCTTCCTGAAAGGCGAGCGCCTCACCGCCGTGGAGGCATACCGCCCCGGCCAGGTGCTCGAAGCCTCCCTCGGGTTCGACCTGCCCCTGACTGAACCGGCGCAGGTGGACGCCGCCCTGCGCGACCTGATGCCCGGCCTGATCACCGAACTCCGGGGCCGCCTGGCCGCCACCCTCACCGTTCATGCGGACACCCTCGGCGGCCGCCTCTCGGCCACCCGTCAGCTGAAGTGGCCCCTCGACGACGACGCGCTGGGCCGGGTGGCCGGACTTGCGCTCCAGGACGCCGGCGCGCTGGCCCTGGGCATCGACCGGCTGACCGCGCAGCTCGGCGGGATCGCGCAGCCTGCCCGCATGGTGGGCCTCTGGGCGGGCGTTGCCGAACTGGAGGTCACCACGACCGTCCTGACCCGCTTCCCGGAGGCGCTGGTGCGAGTGGAGTGGCTGGACCCCTGGGCGTACGCCCCGGACGCGCACTACGCCTGGGTGGACTGGGTGACCGGGCAGGTCCGGGCCCGCGAGATGACCCCCCGGCAGTCGTGGACGCCCAGGCCCGCCGCGCGCCGCGAGCAGGCGGTGCAGCGCGTCCTGGCGTTTTTCGAGGGACAGCAGCTGTGA
- the lexA gene encoding transcriptional repressor LexA: MPPRLTQLRLNLLRLTAQLTRGGGPPSAAELARAAALTEATISFHLKALVELGLIERTGARGRLLLTEQARIAIQDGIPIYGLVAAGAPILAEQTPDHVTPSLDQLLGVKDGDFLLQVRGDSMTGIGVMDGDYVLVRPTPEVLDGEVAVVLIPGDNAATLKRVYVFGDEVVLISENPDHPRRTYPAADVQIQGRMVARLGLAGPRPLTRRA, translated from the coding sequence ATGCCCCCCCGCCTGACCCAGTTACGCCTCAACCTGCTGCGCCTGACCGCGCAGCTCACCCGCGGCGGCGGCCCCCCCAGCGCCGCCGAACTCGCCCGCGCCGCCGCCCTCACGGAAGCCACCATCTCCTTCCACCTCAAAGCCCTCGTCGAACTCGGGCTGATCGAACGCACCGGCGCCCGGGGCCGCCTGCTCCTCACCGAGCAGGCCAGAATCGCCATTCAGGACGGCATTCCCATCTACGGCCTGGTGGCGGCGGGCGCGCCGATCCTCGCCGAGCAGACCCCCGATCACGTCACCCCCAGCCTCGACCAGCTCCTCGGCGTCAAGGACGGCGACTTCCTGCTGCAGGTGCGCGGCGACTCCATGACCGGCATCGGCGTGATGGACGGCGATTACGTCCTCGTGCGCCCCACGCCGGAAGTGCTCGACGGTGAAGTCGCCGTCGTCCTCATCCCAGGAGACAACGCGGCCACGCTCAAACGCGTGTACGTGTTCGGCGATGAGGTCGTGCTGATCAGCGAGAACCCCGACCATCCGCGGCGCACGTATCCCGCCGCGGACGTGCAGATCCAGGGGCGGATGGTCGCCCGGCTCGGCCTCGCCGGACCCCGCCCCCTGACGCGGAGGGCCTGA
- a CDS encoding endonuclease V, translating into MPASLPGVSSRLKACLDVDYRPDEAVAACVLFAGWTDAQPARTVLERVSPVEPYEPGAFYRRELPCLLAALRPVLPLLDTIIVDGHVWLDGDGRPGLGAHLYAALGEQIPVIGVAKTAFAGAPGLEVRRGQSARPLYVTAAGLTPEVAARHIQTMHGPHRLPTLLKQADQACRRAQGSGRPEFE; encoded by the coding sequence ATGCCTGCGTCCCTGCCCGGCGTCTCCTCACGGCTGAAGGCGTGTCTGGACGTGGATTACCGGCCCGATGAGGCTGTGGCTGCGTGCGTGCTGTTCGCCGGGTGGACCGACGCTCAACCTGCCCGTACCGTTCTCGAGCGCGTCTCGCCGGTCGAGCCGTATGAGCCCGGCGCGTTCTACCGGCGCGAGCTGCCCTGCCTGCTCGCGGCGCTGCGTCCCGTCCTCCCGCTGCTCGACACCATCATCGTGGACGGTCACGTCTGGCTGGACGGGGACGGGCGGCCGGGCCTGGGCGCGCACCTGTACGCGGCACTCGGCGAGCAGATCCCGGTGATCGGCGTGGCGAAAACGGCGTTCGCGGGCGCCCCCGGACTGGAAGTCCGGCGCGGCCAGAGCGCGCGGCCCCTCTACGTGACCGCCGCGGGCCTGACACCTGAGGTGGCGGCCCGGCACATTCAGACCATGCACGGCCCGCACCGCCTGCCCACCCTGCTCAAACAGGCGGATCAGGCGTGCCGCCGGGCTCAGGGATCCGGTCGCCCGGAGTTCGAGTAG
- a CDS encoding glycoside hydrolase family 3 protein: MTHPFVDDLLNRMTLDEKIGQMTQPEKNSVRPGDVARLGLGSVLSGGGGNPDPNTPQAWRDMVTALIDEAQASRLKIPLLYGSDAVHGHNNVVGATIFPHNIGLGAAADPDLVRRIGRATALEAAATNVRWAFAPAVSVPQDFRWGRSYEGYAQDPALVGRLAAALVEGLKGEGWNSPTAVLPSVKHFVADGATDWGSGKRARMTDPDQDRTLAIAQMGEDFVTLLDRGAWQIDQGDATIDEATLRAVHLPPYRAALEAGALNVMVSYSSWQGLKLHAHRYLITDVLKGELGFAGFVVSDWEGVQQVAADFDEAVRTSINAGVDMVMVPFDYERFIASLRRAVQAGEVPQARIDDAARRILSVKHTLGLFERPHTDPTLDVVGCAAHRALAREAAARSAVLLKDCGVFPLGGAPLLVAGEAADDIGLQCGGWTVSWMGAPGPTTPGTTLLAGLRGRGLDVTFDPDARAETRFPTGLVVLAEDPYAEGMGDRAQLTLTSAQRDLIARVQARCDRMGVVLYAGRPLIVTDDLPGWDAFVAAWLPGSEAGGLADVLTGARPFTGRLPFDWPRTLTDLPRRPGAQTLFPAGTGLTAAPTTAPIPAAQAASQP; this comes from the coding sequence ATGACCCACCCGTTCGTCGACGACCTCCTGAACCGCATGACCCTGGACGAGAAGATCGGCCAGATGACCCAGCCCGAGAAGAACAGCGTCCGCCCCGGCGACGTGGCCCGCCTGGGCCTGGGCTCCGTCCTGAGTGGTGGCGGCGGCAACCCCGACCCCAACACCCCACAGGCGTGGCGGGACATGGTCACCGCCCTCATCGACGAGGCGCAGGCGTCACGCCTGAAGATTCCGCTGCTGTACGGCTCGGACGCCGTGCACGGGCACAACAACGTGGTCGGCGCGACCATCTTCCCGCACAACATCGGCCTGGGCGCCGCCGCTGACCCGGACCTCGTGCGGCGCATCGGGCGCGCCACGGCGCTGGAGGCGGCCGCCACGAACGTCCGCTGGGCCTTCGCGCCCGCCGTCAGCGTCCCGCAGGACTTCCGCTGGGGCCGCAGCTACGAGGGGTACGCGCAGGACCCGGCGCTGGTGGGCCGCCTGGCCGCCGCGCTCGTCGAGGGCCTGAAAGGCGAGGGCTGGAACAGCCCGACCGCCGTGCTGCCATCGGTCAAGCATTTCGTCGCGGACGGCGCGACCGACTGGGGCAGCGGCAAGCGTGCCCGCATGACCGACCCCGACCAGGACCGCACGCTGGCCATCGCGCAGATGGGCGAGGACTTCGTGACCCTGCTCGACCGGGGCGCGTGGCAGATCGACCAGGGCGACGCCACCATCGACGAGGCCACCCTGCGCGCCGTGCACCTCCCGCCCTACCGCGCGGCCCTCGAGGCTGGGGCGCTGAACGTCATGGTGTCCTACAGTTCCTGGCAGGGCCTGAAACTGCACGCGCACCGGTACCTGATCACGGACGTCCTGAAGGGCGAACTGGGCTTCGCGGGCTTCGTGGTGTCCGACTGGGAGGGCGTGCAGCAGGTCGCCGCCGACTTCGACGAGGCGGTGCGGACCTCCATCAACGCGGGCGTGGACATGGTCATGGTGCCCTTCGACTACGAGCGCTTCATCGCGTCCCTGCGCCGCGCCGTGCAGGCGGGCGAGGTGCCGCAGGCCCGCATCGACGACGCCGCGCGGCGCATCCTGAGCGTCAAGCACACCCTGGGCCTCTTCGAGAGGCCGCACACCGACCCCACGCTGGACGTGGTGGGCTGCGCCGCGCACCGCGCGCTGGCCCGCGAGGCCGCCGCCCGCTCCGCCGTGCTGCTCAAGGACTGTGGGGTGTTTCCCCTGGGCGGCGCGCCGCTGCTCGTCGCCGGGGAGGCCGCCGACGACATCGGCCTGCAGTGCGGCGGCTGGACCGTCAGCTGGATGGGCGCCCCCGGCCCCACCACGCCCGGCACCACCCTGCTCGCCGGGCTGCGCGGGCGCGGCCTGGACGTGACCTTCGACCCGGACGCCCGGGCAGAGACCCGCTTCCCCACCGGGCTGGTCGTGCTGGCCGAGGACCCCTACGCCGAGGGCATGGGCGACCGCGCCCAGCTGACCCTGACCAGCGCCCAGCGCGACCTGATCGCCCGCGTGCAGGCCCGCTGCGACCGGATGGGCGTCGTGCTGTACGCCGGCCGCCCGCTGATCGTCACGGACGACCTGCCCGGCTGGGACGCCTTCGTCGCCGCGTGGCTGCCGGGCAGCGAGGCGGGCGGACTGGCGGACGTCCTGACCGGCGCGCGTCCCTTCACCGGACGGCTCCCGTTCGACTGGCCCCGCACCCTGACCGACCTGCCCCGCCGCCCCGGAGCGCAGACCCTCTTCCCCGCCGGGACCGGCCTGACCGCGGCGCCGACCACAGCGCCGATCCCGGCCGCCCAGGCGGCCAGTCAGCCGTAA